A window of the Cannabis sativa cultivar Pink pepper isolate KNU-18-1 chromosome X, ASM2916894v1, whole genome shotgun sequence genome harbors these coding sequences:
- the LOC115706181 gene encoding copper-transporting ATPase PAA2, chloroplastic isoform X1 has translation MASNLLTLHSLPPPNLSLSFPHSNSNKLANVDRFFSFSIQRRRKEFSINRRRCFPPATSKPAFVISSSLQAQTTTAVSVQEPSGDTSVLLDVSGMMCGGCVSRVRSLLSSDERVDSVAVNMLTETAAIKLKSEVAVDHTGSVAESLARRLTECGFSSKRRESGRGVAENVRKWKEMLKKKDEMLVRSRNRVAFAWTLVALCCGSHGSHILHSLGIHVAHGSFFELLHNSYLKGGLALGALLGPGRDLLFDGLRALWKGSPNMNSLVGFGSLAAFFISAVSLLYPELQWNATFFDEPVMLLGFVLLGRSLEERARIKASSDMNELLSLISTQSRLVITSSGSESSTKNVLCSDSICVEVPTDDVRVGDSVLVLPGETIPVDGTVLAGRSVVDESMLTGESLPVFKEEGLSVSAGTINWDGPLRIEATSTGTNSTISKIVRMVEDAQGHEAPIQRLADKIAGPFVYSVMTLSAATFAFWYYIGSQAFPDVLLNDIAGPDGDPLLLSMKLAVDVLVVSCPCALGLATPTAILVGTSLGARQGLLIRGGDVLERLAGIDYIALDKTGTLTEGKPTVSAVASFAYEDSEILQIAAAVEYTASHPIAKAITNQAELLGLSIPLTKGQLVEPGFGTLAEVDGRLVAVGSLEWVRDRFPTKTDISHVMNLEHSIHQSSKGVTFSDYSKTVVYVGREGEGIIGAIAVSDNLRHDAKFTLSKLRQKGIKTLLLSGDREEAVATIAKAVGIDNESINSSLTPQKKSEIISTLKSGGHRIAMVGDGINDAPSLALADVGIALRIEAQENAASNAASIILLGNKLSQVVNALELSQATMSKVYQNLAWAIAYNLVAIPIAAGVLLPKFDFAMTPSLSGNLTLVVFIHLSFMLLENNDYYYYGVILHLE, from the exons ACAAACTCGCCAATGTCGATCGATTCTTCAGCTTCAGTATTCAACGGCGACGCAAAGAGTTTAGCATCAATCGACGGCGTTGTTTTCCTCCGGCGACTTCCAAGCCTGCATTTGTTATCTCTAGCTCGCTCCAAGCTCAGACTACTACTGCCGTGTCCGTACAAGAACCGTCTGGTGATACTTCGGTTCTGTTAGATGTATCGGGAATGATGTGCGGTGGTTGTGTTTCTCGAGTTAGATCGTTGCTTTCGTCTGACGAACGAGTTGATTCTGTTGCGGTCAATATGTTGACTGAGACGGCGGCGATCAAGTTGAAATCGGAGGTTGCGGTGGATCATACTGGGAGTGTGGCGGAGAGCTTGGCGAGGAGGTTGACGGAGTGTGGATTCTCGTCGAAGAGGAGAGAATCGGGAAGGGGAGTGGCGGAGAATGTGAGGAAGTGGAAGGAGatgttgaagaagaaggatgaaaTGCTTGTTCGGAGTCGGAATCGTGTGGCTTTTGCTTGGACTTTGGTGGCTTTGTGCTGTGGATCGCATGGTTCGCATATATTACATTCTCTTGGAATTCATGTCGCCCATG GATCATTTTTTGAGCTACTTCACAATTCATATCTGAAGGGTGGTTTGGCTTTGGGTGCTTTGTTGGGACCTGGACGAG aCCTGCTTTTTGATGGTCTAAGGGCATTATGGAAGGGATCtccaaatatgaattctctTGTGGGATTTGGATCGTTGGCCGCATTTTTCATTAGTGCG GTTTCCCTTCTTTATCCCGAGCTCCAGTGGAATGCAACATTCTTTGATGAGCCG GTTATGCTTCTTGGTTTTGTTCTCCTAGGACGTTCTCTTGAAGAAAGAGCTAGGATCAAAGCATCAAGTGATATGAACGAGCTTCTA TCACTAATATCCACCCAGTCAAGGCTTGTAATTACTTCTTCAGGAAGTGAATCCTCCACCAAAAATGTACTTTGCTCTGATTCAATTTGTGTTGAAGTCCCAACTGATGATGTTCGAGTTGGAGACTCGGTATTGGTTTTGCCTGGGGAAACCATTCCTGTAGAT GGAACTGTGCTTGCTGGAAGAAGTGTTGTGGATGAATCCATGCTTACAGGAGAATCACTTCCTGTATTTAAGGAAGAAGGTCTTTCTGTATCTGCTGGAACCATAAACTGG GATGGTCCTTTAAGAATTGAAGCAACCTCAACTGGAACCAACTCAACGATATCCAAGATTGTTCGCATG GTTGAAGATGCTCAAGGCCATGAAGCACCAATACAACGGTTGGCTGATAAAATAGCTGGGCCATTTGTATACAGTGTAATGACTTTGTCAGCCGCAACATTTGCATTTTG GTACTATATTGGAAGTCAAGCATTCCCAGATGTTTTGCTCAACGATATTGCTGGACCAGATGGTGATCCATTGCTTTTGAGCATGAAACTTGCAGTGGATGTTTTG GTGGTTTCCTGCCCGTGTGCGCTAGGTCTCGCCACACCAACTGCTATCCTAGTCGGCACCTCTCTTG GAGCAAGACAAGGACTTTTGATTAGAGGAGGAGATGTATTGGAACGCTTGGCCGGCATAGACTATATTGCTCTGGACAAG ACAGGAACTCTTACAGAGGGTAAACCAACTGTTTCGGCTGTGGCTTCTTTTGCTTACGAAGACTCAGAAATTCTTCAAATTGCTGCTGCTGTAGAATATACAGCTTCACATCCAATTGCCAAGGCCATCACCAATCAAGCAGAATTACTGGGTCTGAGTATCCCATTAACAAAAGGCCAATTGGTAGAGCCTGGTTTTGGAACCTTAGCTGAAGTAGATGGACGTTTGGTTGCGGTCGGTAGTTTAGAATGGGTTCGTGACCGATTCCCAACTAAAACAGACATATCGCATGTTATGAATTTGGAGCATTCTATACATCAATCATCCAAAGGAGTAACATTTTCAGATTACTCGAAAACAGTTGTTTATGTTGGTCGTGAAGGAGAAGGCATCATTGGTGCTATTGCAGTATCTGACAATTTGCGCCATGATGCTAAATTCACTTTAAGCAA GCTCCGGCAGAAGGGTATCAAAACTTTGCTCTTATCCGGGGACAGGGAAGAAGCAGTTGCAACTATAGCCAAGGCAGTTGGAATAGATAATGAATCTATCAATTCTTCCTTGACCCCACAAAAGAAATCAGAAATTATCTCCACTCTTAAATCTGGAGGACACCGCATTGCCATG GTTGGTGACGGCATAAATGATGCACCATCATTGGCTCTTGCTGATGTCGGTATTGCTCTGAGGATCGAAGCTCAAGAAAACGCAGCCTCCAACGCTGCATCCATTATACTCCTTGGAAACAAACTATCCCAA GTTGTAAATGCTTTGGAACTTTCTCAAGCAACAATGTCAAAGGTATACCAAAATCTTGCATGGGCAATAGCATACAATTTAGTAGCCATTCCTATTGCCGCCGGAGTATTGCTACCCAAATTCGATTTCGCCATGACACCATCACTGTCAGGTAATTTAACATTAGtagtttttattcatttatcttttatgTTACTAGAGAATAATGATTATTATTACTATGGG GTAATTTTACACTTGGAGTAA
- the LOC115706181 gene encoding copper-transporting ATPase PAA2, chloroplastic isoform X2: protein MASNLLTLHSLPPPNLSLSFPHSNSNKLANVDRFFSFSIQRRRKEFSINRRRCFPPATSKPAFVISSSLQAQTTTAVSVQEPSGDTSVLLDVSGMMCGGCVSRVRSLLSSDERVDSVAVNMLTETAAIKLKSEVAVDHTGSVAESLARRLTECGFSSKRRESGRGVAENVRKWKEMLKKKDEMLVRSRNRVAFAWTLVALCCGSHGSHILHSLGIHVAHGSFFELLHNSYLKGGLALGALLGPGRDLLFDGLRALWKGSPNMNSLVGFGSLAAFFISAVSLLYPELQWNATFFDEPVMLLGFVLLGRSLEERARIKASSDMNELLSLISTQSRLVITSSGSESSTKNVLCSDSICVEVPTDDVRVGDSVLVLPGETIPVDGTVLAGRSVVDESMLTGESLPVFKEEGLSVSAGTINWDGPLRIEATSTGTNSTISKIVRMVEDAQGHEAPIQRLADKIAGPFVYSVMTLSAATFAFWYYIGSQAFPDVLLNDIAGPDGDPLLLSMKLAVDVLVVSCPCALGLATPTAILVGTSLGARQGLLIRGGDVLERLAGIDYIALDKTGTLTEGKPTVSAVASFAYEDSEILQIAAAVEYTASHPIAKAITNQAELLGLSIPLTKGQLVEPGFGTLAEVDGRLVAVGSLEWVRDRFPTKTDISHVMNLEHSIHQSSKGVTFSDYSKTVVYVGREGEGIIGAIAVSDNLRHDAKFTLSKLRQKGIKTLLLSGDREEAVATIAKAVGIDNESINSSLTPQKKSEIISTLKSGGHRIAMVGDGINDAPSLALADVGIALRIEAQENAASNAASIILLGNKLSQVVNALELSQATMSKVYQNLAWAIAYNLVAIPIAAGVLLPKFDFAMTPSLSGGLMALSSIFVVTNSLLLQLHQGSDNKNIT from the exons ACAAACTCGCCAATGTCGATCGATTCTTCAGCTTCAGTATTCAACGGCGACGCAAAGAGTTTAGCATCAATCGACGGCGTTGTTTTCCTCCGGCGACTTCCAAGCCTGCATTTGTTATCTCTAGCTCGCTCCAAGCTCAGACTACTACTGCCGTGTCCGTACAAGAACCGTCTGGTGATACTTCGGTTCTGTTAGATGTATCGGGAATGATGTGCGGTGGTTGTGTTTCTCGAGTTAGATCGTTGCTTTCGTCTGACGAACGAGTTGATTCTGTTGCGGTCAATATGTTGACTGAGACGGCGGCGATCAAGTTGAAATCGGAGGTTGCGGTGGATCATACTGGGAGTGTGGCGGAGAGCTTGGCGAGGAGGTTGACGGAGTGTGGATTCTCGTCGAAGAGGAGAGAATCGGGAAGGGGAGTGGCGGAGAATGTGAGGAAGTGGAAGGAGatgttgaagaagaaggatgaaaTGCTTGTTCGGAGTCGGAATCGTGTGGCTTTTGCTTGGACTTTGGTGGCTTTGTGCTGTGGATCGCATGGTTCGCATATATTACATTCTCTTGGAATTCATGTCGCCCATG GATCATTTTTTGAGCTACTTCACAATTCATATCTGAAGGGTGGTTTGGCTTTGGGTGCTTTGTTGGGACCTGGACGAG aCCTGCTTTTTGATGGTCTAAGGGCATTATGGAAGGGATCtccaaatatgaattctctTGTGGGATTTGGATCGTTGGCCGCATTTTTCATTAGTGCG GTTTCCCTTCTTTATCCCGAGCTCCAGTGGAATGCAACATTCTTTGATGAGCCG GTTATGCTTCTTGGTTTTGTTCTCCTAGGACGTTCTCTTGAAGAAAGAGCTAGGATCAAAGCATCAAGTGATATGAACGAGCTTCTA TCACTAATATCCACCCAGTCAAGGCTTGTAATTACTTCTTCAGGAAGTGAATCCTCCACCAAAAATGTACTTTGCTCTGATTCAATTTGTGTTGAAGTCCCAACTGATGATGTTCGAGTTGGAGACTCGGTATTGGTTTTGCCTGGGGAAACCATTCCTGTAGAT GGAACTGTGCTTGCTGGAAGAAGTGTTGTGGATGAATCCATGCTTACAGGAGAATCACTTCCTGTATTTAAGGAAGAAGGTCTTTCTGTATCTGCTGGAACCATAAACTGG GATGGTCCTTTAAGAATTGAAGCAACCTCAACTGGAACCAACTCAACGATATCCAAGATTGTTCGCATG GTTGAAGATGCTCAAGGCCATGAAGCACCAATACAACGGTTGGCTGATAAAATAGCTGGGCCATTTGTATACAGTGTAATGACTTTGTCAGCCGCAACATTTGCATTTTG GTACTATATTGGAAGTCAAGCATTCCCAGATGTTTTGCTCAACGATATTGCTGGACCAGATGGTGATCCATTGCTTTTGAGCATGAAACTTGCAGTGGATGTTTTG GTGGTTTCCTGCCCGTGTGCGCTAGGTCTCGCCACACCAACTGCTATCCTAGTCGGCACCTCTCTTG GAGCAAGACAAGGACTTTTGATTAGAGGAGGAGATGTATTGGAACGCTTGGCCGGCATAGACTATATTGCTCTGGACAAG ACAGGAACTCTTACAGAGGGTAAACCAACTGTTTCGGCTGTGGCTTCTTTTGCTTACGAAGACTCAGAAATTCTTCAAATTGCTGCTGCTGTAGAATATACAGCTTCACATCCAATTGCCAAGGCCATCACCAATCAAGCAGAATTACTGGGTCTGAGTATCCCATTAACAAAAGGCCAATTGGTAGAGCCTGGTTTTGGAACCTTAGCTGAAGTAGATGGACGTTTGGTTGCGGTCGGTAGTTTAGAATGGGTTCGTGACCGATTCCCAACTAAAACAGACATATCGCATGTTATGAATTTGGAGCATTCTATACATCAATCATCCAAAGGAGTAACATTTTCAGATTACTCGAAAACAGTTGTTTATGTTGGTCGTGAAGGAGAAGGCATCATTGGTGCTATTGCAGTATCTGACAATTTGCGCCATGATGCTAAATTCACTTTAAGCAA GCTCCGGCAGAAGGGTATCAAAACTTTGCTCTTATCCGGGGACAGGGAAGAAGCAGTTGCAACTATAGCCAAGGCAGTTGGAATAGATAATGAATCTATCAATTCTTCCTTGACCCCACAAAAGAAATCAGAAATTATCTCCACTCTTAAATCTGGAGGACACCGCATTGCCATG GTTGGTGACGGCATAAATGATGCACCATCATTGGCTCTTGCTGATGTCGGTATTGCTCTGAGGATCGAAGCTCAAGAAAACGCAGCCTCCAACGCTGCATCCATTATACTCCTTGGAAACAAACTATCCCAA GTTGTAAATGCTTTGGAACTTTCTCAAGCAACAATGTCAAAGGTATACCAAAATCTTGCATGGGCAATAGCATACAATTTAGTAGCCATTCCTATTGCCGCCGGAGTATTGCTACCCAAATTCGATTTCGCCATGACACCATCACTGTCAG GTGGTTTAATGGCGTTAAGCTCAATATTTGTTGTTACAAATTCATTGCTTCTACAGCTTCACCAAGGCTCTGACAACAAAAACATCACTTAA